A single genomic interval of Lynx canadensis isolate LIC74 chromosome A2, mLynCan4.pri.v2, whole genome shotgun sequence harbors:
- the ARL4A gene encoding ADP-ribosylation factor-like protein 4A codes for MGNGLSDQTSILSSLPSFQSFHIVILGLDCAGKTTVLYRLQFNEFVNTVPTKGFNTEKIKVTLGNSKTVTFHFWDVGGQEKLRPLWKSYTRCTDGIVFVVDSVDVERMEEAKTELHKITRISENQGVPVLIVANKQDLRNSLSLSEIEKLLAMGELSSSTPWHLQPTCAIIGDGLKEGLEKLHDMIIKRRKMLRQQKKKR; via the coding sequence ATGGGGAATGGACTGTCAGACCAGACTTCTATCCTGTCCAGCCTGCCTTCATTTCAGTCCTTTCACATTGTTATTTTGGGTTTGGACTGTGCTGGAAAGACAACTGTATTATACAGGCTGCAGTTCAATGAGTTTGTAAATACTGTACCTACCAAAGGATttaacactgaaaaaattaaggTAACCTTGGGAAATTCTAAAACAGTCACTTTTCACTTCTGGGATGTAGGTGGCCAGGAGAAATTAAGGCCACTGTGGAAGTCATATACCAGATGCACTGATGGCATTGTGTTTGTTGTGGACTCTGTTGATgttgaaagaatggaagaagcCAAAACTGAACTTCATAAAATAACCAGGATATCAGAAAATCAGGGAGTCCCTGTACTTATAGTTGCTAACAAGCAAGACCTGAGGAACTCattgtctctctcagaaattgaGAAATTGTTAGCAATGGGTGAACTGAGCTCTTCCACTCCCTGGCATTTGCAGCCCACCTGTGCAATCATAGGAGATGGACTGAAGGAAGGACTTGAGAAACTACATGATAtgataattaaaagaagaaaaatgttgcggcaacagaaaaagaagagatga